The Lentzea guizhouensis genome contains a region encoding:
- a CDS encoding DUF2945 domain-containing protein has translation MSEKHPYKPGDEVEWSSHGSRTHGKVEEEITETKQAAGRKVKATEDEPQYRVRSDKSGRDAVHKPSALHPHRSSSD, from the coding sequence ATGAGCGAGAAGCACCCGTACAAGCCCGGCGACGAGGTCGAGTGGTCCAGTCACGGCAGCCGCACCCACGGCAAGGTCGAAGAGGAGATCACCGAGACCAAGCAGGCCGCCGGCCGCAAGGTGAAGGCCACGGAGGACGAGCCGCAGTACCGCGTCCGCAGCGACAAGAGCGGCCGCGACGCCGTCCACAAGCCCAGCGCCCTGCACCCGCACCGCTCGTCCTCCGACTGA
- a CDS encoding AMP-dependent synthetase/ligase: MREFSVPATAAVAPEENLTDMVWANAERFGNAVSFRRQVDGTWVDITARDFAAQVMAVAKGMIAAGVEHGDRVGLVSKTRYEWSLLDFAIWAAGGVVVPIYETSSADQIEWILSDSGAKAVFVEASQHRALVDEVVGKLPELRHVWQIEGSAPAVDELTALGAEITDEQVHERRGTVKADETATLVYTSGTTGRPKGCTLTHRNLLSEVRSALSRFPEILTAGNSLLLFLPLAHILARALALACVYSRATLGHTADVQNLVGDLGQFRPTFVVAVPRVFEKVYNGAKQKAHAGGKGKIFDAAEATSVAYSQALDDGGPGLGLRIKHAVFDKLVFAKLRAALGGRAVAAVSGGAPLGDRLSHFFRGAGIPVYEGYGLTETSAAACVTFKGQEKVGTVGLPVPGTSVRIAEDGEILIKGDIVFTGYWNNEAATKEALEDGWFHTGDIGELDSDGFLKITGRKKEIIVTAGGKNVSPAQLEDRIRAHPLISQCMVVGDKQPFIGALITIDPEFFPTWKESHGKPASAEVPDLVEDADLLAEIQAVVDEANKSVSKAEAIRRFRVLPVDFTEAGGEMTPSLKLKRSVVATTYASDIDAIYAK, encoded by the coding sequence GTGCGCGAGTTCAGCGTCCCCGCCACCGCCGCAGTGGCTCCTGAGGAGAACCTCACCGACATGGTGTGGGCCAACGCGGAACGGTTCGGCAACGCCGTCAGCTTCCGCAGGCAGGTAGACGGCACCTGGGTCGACATCACCGCCCGCGACTTCGCGGCGCAGGTCATGGCCGTGGCCAAGGGCATGATCGCCGCCGGTGTCGAGCACGGCGACCGCGTCGGCCTGGTCTCCAAGACCCGCTACGAGTGGTCGCTGCTCGACTTCGCCATCTGGGCGGCGGGCGGCGTCGTGGTGCCGATCTACGAGACCTCCTCGGCCGACCAGATCGAGTGGATCCTGTCCGACTCGGGCGCGAAGGCGGTGTTCGTCGAGGCCTCGCAGCACCGCGCGCTGGTCGACGAGGTCGTCGGCAAGCTCCCGGAGCTGCGGCACGTGTGGCAGATCGAGGGCTCCGCGCCCGCCGTCGACGAGCTCACGGCGCTGGGTGCCGAGATCACCGACGAGCAGGTGCACGAGCGCCGCGGCACGGTGAAGGCGGACGAGACGGCGACGCTCGTCTACACCTCCGGCACCACCGGCCGCCCCAAGGGCTGCACGCTGACGCACCGCAACCTGCTGTCCGAGGTGCGGTCCGCGCTCTCGCGGTTCCCGGAGATCCTCACGGCCGGCAACTCGCTGCTGCTGTTCCTGCCGCTCGCCCACATCCTGGCGCGCGCGCTGGCGTTGGCGTGTGTGTACTCGCGCGCGACGCTGGGCCACACCGCGGACGTGCAGAACCTCGTCGGCGACCTGGGCCAGTTCCGCCCGACGTTCGTCGTCGCCGTGCCGCGCGTGTTCGAGAAGGTCTACAACGGCGCGAAGCAGAAGGCGCACGCCGGCGGCAAGGGCAAGATCTTCGACGCCGCCGAGGCCACCTCGGTCGCGTACAGCCAGGCGCTCGACGACGGCGGCCCCGGCCTCGGGCTGCGGATCAAGCACGCGGTGTTCGACAAGCTGGTGTTCGCGAAGCTGAGGGCCGCCCTCGGTGGCCGCGCGGTCGCGGCCGTGTCGGGTGGCGCGCCGCTGGGTGACCGGCTGTCGCACTTCTTCCGCGGCGCGGGCATCCCGGTGTACGAGGGCTACGGCCTGACCGAGACGTCGGCGGCGGCGTGCGTGACGTTCAAGGGCCAGGAGAAGGTCGGCACGGTCGGCCTGCCGGTGCCCGGCACGTCGGTGCGCATCGCCGAGGACGGCGAGATCCTGATCAAGGGCGACATCGTCTTCACCGGCTACTGGAACAACGAGGCCGCCACCAAGGAGGCCTTGGAGGACGGCTGGTTCCACACCGGTGACATCGGCGAGCTCGACAGCGACGGCTTCCTGAAGATCACGGGCCGCAAGAAGGAGATCATCGTCACCGCCGGTGGCAAGAACGTCTCCCCCGCGCAGCTCGAGGACCGCATCCGGGCGCACCCGCTGATCTCGCAGTGCATGGTCGTCGGCGACAAGCAGCCGTTCATCGGCGCGCTGATCACGATCGACCCGGAGTTCTTCCCGACGTGGAAGGAGTCGCACGGCAAGCCGGCCTCCGCCGAGGTGCCCGACCTCGTCGAGGACGCCGACCTGCTGGCGGAGATCCAGGCCGTGGTGGACGAGGCGAACAAGTCGGTGTCCAAGGCGGAGGCGATCCGCAGGTTCCGGGTGCTGCCGGTGGACTTCACCGAGGCCGGTGGCGAGATGACGCCGTCGCTGAAGCTGAAGCGGTCGGTCGTGGCGACGACGTACGCCTCCGACATCGACGCGATCTACGCGAAGTAG
- a CDS encoding polyadenylate-specific 3'-exoribonuclease AS, with product MRFFYDCEFIEDGVTIDLVSIGVVDEEGREFYAVSTEFDPERAGPWVRQNVLNQLPSPADKAWRSRERIREDLLDFLGARKAARDDVELWAWFAAYDHVALAQLWGAMPALPRALPRFTRDLRQRWEDVGKPKLPTPPVDAHDALADARHNLARWKVIEEHRLKTGFPVR from the coding sequence GTGCGGTTTTTCTACGACTGTGAGTTCATCGAGGACGGGGTGACGATCGACCTCGTGTCGATCGGTGTGGTCGACGAGGAAGGCCGCGAGTTCTACGCCGTGTCCACCGAGTTCGACCCCGAACGCGCGGGGCCGTGGGTGCGGCAGAACGTTCTCAACCAGCTGCCGTCGCCCGCGGACAAGGCGTGGCGCAGCCGTGAGCGCATTCGCGAGGACCTGCTGGACTTCCTCGGCGCGCGCAAGGCAGCCCGTGACGACGTGGAGCTGTGGGCCTGGTTCGCCGCCTACGACCACGTGGCGCTCGCACAGCTGTGGGGAGCCATGCCGGCGTTGCCGCGTGCCCTGCCGCGGTTCACACGCGACCTGCGGCAGCGCTGGGAGGACGTCGGCAAGCCCAAGCTGCCGACCCCGCCGGTCGACGCCCACGACGCGCTCGCCGACGCCCGGCACAACCTCGCGCGCTGGAAGGTGATCGAGGAACACCGGCTCAAAACCGGCTTTCCAGTCCGGTGA
- a CDS encoding metallophosphoesterase family protein, whose product MRVHVVSDVHGNAEALARAGDGADALVVLGDLIDFVDYYDHSRGIMGRVFGPEKVGIFAELRRGTQRADTASYIRSLWDGLNDARAVVEEAVLEQYHALFAAMSAPTYATPGNVDSPHLWPQFARDGVHVVDGAAVEIGGLRFGFAGGGLMVPGVARNPNAPWYPYLRTEDDMAAALDRMGQVDVLCTHIPPLVPDLTYDVVARRPEWGSRPALEKIVRERPRWSVFGHVHQPLARRVRIGYTECINVGHFQRSGKPHVLNW is encoded by the coding sequence GTGCGGGTTCACGTGGTCTCGGATGTGCACGGCAACGCGGAGGCGCTGGCGCGCGCCGGTGACGGGGCCGACGCGCTCGTCGTCCTCGGCGACCTCATCGACTTCGTCGACTACTACGACCATTCCAGAGGGATCATGGGCCGGGTCTTCGGCCCGGAGAAGGTCGGCATCTTCGCCGAGCTGCGCCGCGGCACTCAGCGCGCCGACACGGCGAGCTACATCCGGTCCCTGTGGGACGGTCTGAACGACGCGCGCGCCGTGGTGGAAGAAGCGGTGCTGGAGCAGTACCACGCGTTGTTCGCCGCGATGTCGGCGCCGACGTACGCGACACCGGGCAATGTGGACAGTCCGCACCTGTGGCCGCAGTTCGCGCGCGACGGCGTGCACGTCGTCGACGGCGCGGCGGTGGAGATCGGCGGGCTGCGGTTCGGGTTCGCGGGCGGTGGGCTGATGGTGCCCGGTGTGGCGCGCAACCCCAACGCGCCGTGGTACCCGTACCTGCGCACGGAGGACGACATGGCGGCGGCGTTGGACCGGATGGGGCAGGTCGACGTGCTGTGCACGCACATTCCGCCGTTGGTCCCGGACCTGACCTACGACGTCGTGGCGCGCCGCCCGGAATGGGGCTCGCGGCCGGCGTTGGAGAAGATCGTGCGGGAACGTCCGCGCTGGTCGGTGTTCGGACACGTGCACCAGCCGCTGGCCCGCCGCGTGCGCATCGGCTACACCGAGTGCATCAACGTCGGGCACTTCCAGCGCAGCGGCAAGCCTCACGTCCTCAACTGGTGA
- a CDS encoding ArsA family ATPase, with product MSRVLLFTGKGGVGKTTLAAATAATLAAHGRKALVVSTDPAHSLGDALDVRLGAAPSEVDGAGGLFACQVDPRGLVDDAWGDLRGHLRTVLAGAGVDELDAEELTVLPGVEELLALAEVRRLAATGPWEVVVVDCGPTAETLRLLSLPEAFAGYLERLFPTHRRVVRGLLAGVAGTGTVEKWDATADALSRLAERLDALRSMLADPSSCSVRLVLTPERVVAAETRRTLTALALQGIRVDSVIANRLVPSPGSARGAAATWLRTRRHEQDAVLAELTGIGEIRTVDHRASEPVGVPALLEVAEQLYGGEDPLPGAVVAESMLEVSGSGRGLDARYSLRIALPLADDTELDLARVGDDLALTVDGRRRLVALPSLLRRCIVTGAEMDAGGVTVGFRPDPKLWR from the coding sequence TTGAGCCGGGTCCTGCTCTTCACCGGCAAGGGCGGGGTCGGCAAGACCACTCTGGCCGCCGCGACGGCGGCGACGCTGGCGGCGCACGGCCGCAAGGCGCTCGTGGTGTCGACCGATCCCGCGCACTCGCTGGGCGACGCGCTCGACGTGCGCCTGGGTGCCGCGCCGTCCGAAGTGGACGGTGCGGGTGGTCTGTTCGCCTGTCAGGTCGATCCGCGCGGGCTCGTCGACGACGCGTGGGGTGACCTGCGCGGGCACCTGCGGACGGTGCTGGCCGGTGCCGGGGTCGACGAGCTCGACGCCGAGGAGCTGACGGTGCTGCCGGGCGTGGAGGAGCTCCTCGCGCTCGCGGAGGTGCGCCGGCTCGCCGCGACCGGGCCGTGGGAGGTCGTGGTCGTCGACTGCGGGCCGACGGCGGAGACGTTGCGGCTGCTGTCGCTGCCCGAGGCGTTCGCGGGCTACCTGGAGAGGCTGTTCCCGACGCACCGGCGCGTGGTGCGCGGTCTGCTGGCGGGGGTCGCGGGTACCGGGACCGTGGAGAAGTGGGACGCGACGGCGGACGCGCTGAGCAGGCTCGCGGAGCGGCTGGACGCGTTGCGCTCGATGCTCGCCGACCCGTCGTCGTGTTCGGTTCGGCTGGTGCTGACGCCGGAACGCGTGGTCGCCGCGGAGACCCGGCGGACGCTGACCGCGTTGGCGTTGCAGGGCATCCGGGTGGACAGCGTGATCGCGAACCGGCTGGTGCCCTCGCCCGGCTCGGCGCGAGGTGCGGCGGCGACGTGGCTGCGGACGCGGCGGCACGAGCAGGACGCGGTGCTCGCCGAGCTGACCGGCATCGGCGAGATCCGCACGGTCGACCACCGCGCGTCCGAACCCGTGGGCGTGCCGGCGTTGCTGGAGGTCGCGGAGCAGCTCTACGGCGGCGAGGACCCGTTGCCGGGGGCGGTGGTGGCGGAGTCGATGCTGGAGGTGTCGGGCAGCGGGCGTGGTCTGGACGCCCGGTACTCGCTGCGGATCGCGTTGCCGTTGGCCGATGACACGGAACTGGACCTCGCGCGCGTTGGCGATGATCTGGCGTTGACCGTCGATGGGCGGCGTCGGCTCGTGGCGCTGCCGTCGTTGTTGAGGCGGTGCATCGTGACCGGTGCGGAGATGGACGCGGGTGGCGTGACGGTGGGGTTCCGCCCGGACCCGAAGCTGTGGCGCTGA
- a CDS encoding DUF3140 domain-containing protein: MGDEEKTRKDFGDAVNMTAGQLEKWLGTDESKAVGAKSGDNDGESTGHASGRRIVKLLQTKQGDLTDDDYGHMRKVVGYVHRHLAQRPDQSKSELEGSRWRHSLMNWGHDPLKS; encoded by the coding sequence GTGGGCGACGAGGAGAAGACGCGCAAGGACTTCGGCGACGCGGTGAACATGACCGCGGGGCAGCTCGAGAAGTGGCTCGGCACGGACGAGTCGAAGGCGGTCGGCGCCAAGAGTGGCGACAACGACGGCGAGTCGACCGGGCACGCGTCCGGGCGGCGCATCGTGAAGCTGCTGCAGACGAAGCAGGGCGACCTGACCGACGACGACTACGGGCACATGCGCAAGGTCGTCGGGTACGTGCACCGCCACCTCGCCCAGCGGCCCGACCAGTCCAAGAGCGAGCTCGAAGGCAGCCGCTGGCGCCACTCGCTGATGAACTGGGGACACGACCCGCTCAAGAGCTGA
- a CDS encoding polyketide cyclase / dehydrase and lipid transport — MASVDVVDETFLAVPPSVVAAAFSVPSSWRSYWPDLELSVYADRGDEGVRWTVGGALVGTMEVWLEPMLDGTLLHYFLRADPPAGSLRPRDALREVQRRQLAAKSVALGLKLTLEDGRPAGCPPAG; from the coding sequence ATGGCCAGCGTGGACGTCGTCGACGAGACTTTCCTGGCGGTGCCACCCAGCGTGGTCGCCGCAGCCTTCTCCGTTCCGTCGTCGTGGCGGTCGTACTGGCCGGACCTCGAACTGTCCGTGTACGCCGACCGCGGTGACGAGGGGGTGCGCTGGACCGTGGGCGGCGCGCTCGTCGGCACCATGGAGGTCTGGCTCGAGCCGATGCTCGACGGCACCCTGCTGCACTACTTCCTCCGCGCTGATCCGCCGGCCGGTTCGCTGCGCCCGCGCGACGCCCTCCGTGAGGTGCAACGCCGTCAGCTGGCCGCGAAGTCCGTCGCACTGGGCCTGAAGCTGACCCTGGAGGACGGTCGCCCGGCCGGCTGCCCGCCGGCAGGGTGA
- a CDS encoding lysophospholipid acyltransferase family protein, translated as MLYWMMKHVLLGPVLRLFFQPKIIEGAENIPKDGGAILASNHLAVSDSFFLPLMLSRRVTFPAKIEYFTGTGIKGKLQKWFFSGVGQVPIDRSSASAAQGALDTGVRIVREGKLLGIYPEGTRSPDARLYKGKVGVAWIALESGAPVIPVAMFGTDKANPIGSKMWKPYPIRIKIGKPLDFSRYEGLSGDRFVLRSITDEIMYALMELSGQEYVDVYAAKAKEQSADVPEQGGPSDRVPEKKVG; from the coding sequence GTGCTGTACTGGATGATGAAGCACGTCCTCCTGGGACCCGTCTTGCGGCTGTTCTTCCAGCCCAAGATCATCGAGGGCGCCGAGAACATCCCGAAAGACGGCGGCGCCATCCTGGCGAGCAACCACCTCGCCGTCTCCGACTCGTTCTTCCTGCCGCTGATGCTGTCGCGGCGGGTCACGTTCCCCGCCAAGATCGAGTACTTCACCGGCACCGGGATCAAGGGCAAGCTGCAGAAGTGGTTCTTCTCCGGCGTCGGCCAGGTGCCGATCGACCGGTCCAGCGCCTCCGCCGCGCAGGGCGCGCTCGACACCGGTGTGCGGATCGTGCGCGAGGGCAAGCTGCTCGGCATCTACCCCGAGGGCACGCGGTCGCCTGACGCCCGGCTCTACAAGGGCAAGGTCGGCGTCGCGTGGATCGCGCTGGAGTCCGGTGCGCCGGTCATCCCGGTGGCGATGTTCGGCACGGACAAGGCCAACCCCATCGGCTCGAAGATGTGGAAGCCGTACCCGATCCGCATCAAGATCGGCAAGCCGCTCGACTTCTCCCGCTACGAGGGCCTGTCCGGCGACCGGTTCGTGCTGCGGTCGATCACCGACGAGATCATGTACGCCCTGATGGAGCTCTCCGGCCAGGAGTACGTCGACGTCTACGCGGCGAAGGCCAAGGAACAGTCCGCCGACGTGCCGGAACAGGGCGGGCCGAGCGACCGGGTGCCCGAGAAGAAGGTCGGCTGA
- a CDS encoding SRPBCC family protein, whose protein sequence is MADESTQSIVIDAPPEKIMAIIADFPSYPDWANGMKEVEVLGTSADGRAEQVRFAIDQGPVKDEYTLKYDWAPDGLSVQWNLVKGTMQKSQHGSYVLEPSGTGTKVTYTLSVQLVIPMIGLFRRKAEKLILDTALKELKKRAEKAA, encoded by the coding sequence ATGGCCGACGAGTCCACTCAGTCCATCGTCATCGACGCGCCGCCTGAGAAGATCATGGCGATCATCGCGGACTTCCCGTCGTACCCGGACTGGGCGAACGGGATGAAGGAGGTCGAGGTCCTCGGCACCAGCGCGGACGGCCGTGCCGAGCAGGTGCGGTTCGCGATCGACCAGGGGCCCGTCAAGGACGAGTACACCCTGAAGTACGACTGGGCGCCCGACGGCCTCTCGGTGCAGTGGAACCTCGTCAAGGGAACCATGCAGAAGTCGCAGCACGGCAGCTACGTGCTGGAGCCGTCCGGCACCGGTACCAAGGTCACCTACACGCTGTCGGTGCAGCTGGTGATCCCGATGATCGGCCTGTTCCGGCGCAAAGCCGAGAAGCTGATCCTCGACACCGCGCTCAAGGAGCTCAAGAAGCGCGCGGAGAAGGCGGCTTGA
- a CDS encoding 6-phosphofructokinase: protein MRIGVLTGGGDCPGLNAVIRAVVRKGIKAHGWEIVGFRNGWQGPIENLTKPIGLTDVEEILTRGGTILGSSRTNPYKVEGGVDRIRETIAANQIDAIVAIGGEDTLGVAKKLTDDGIGVVGVPKTIDNDLGATDYTFGFDTAVHIATEAIDRLRTTAESHHRALVVEVMGRHAGWIALHSGLAGGANVILVPERPFNVDKVVEWVERRFEREFAPIIVVAEGAMPEGGAEVLHSGERDAFGHVRLGGVGQWLAEEIADRTGKESRAAILGHIQRGGTPTAYDRVLATRFGLHAVDAVAAGDFGTMVALRGTEIVRVKLSEATAELKTVPTERYEEAEVFFGA, encoded by the coding sequence ATGCGCATCGGTGTGCTCACTGGCGGTGGTGACTGCCCCGGTCTGAACGCCGTGATCCGGGCCGTGGTCCGCAAGGGCATCAAGGCACACGGCTGGGAGATCGTCGGGTTCCGCAACGGGTGGCAGGGTCCGATCGAGAACCTCACCAAGCCGATCGGCCTCACGGACGTCGAGGAGATCCTCACCCGCGGTGGCACGATCCTGGGCTCGTCGCGCACGAACCCGTACAAGGTCGAGGGCGGTGTCGACCGCATCCGCGAGACCATCGCGGCGAACCAGATCGACGCCATCGTCGCGATCGGCGGCGAGGACACCCTCGGTGTCGCCAAGAAGCTGACCGACGACGGCATCGGCGTCGTCGGTGTGCCGAAGACGATCGACAACGACCTCGGCGCCACGGACTACACCTTCGGCTTCGACACGGCCGTGCACATCGCGACCGAGGCCATCGACCGCCTGCGCACCACGGCCGAGTCGCACCACCGTGCGCTCGTCGTCGAGGTCATGGGCCGGCACGCGGGCTGGATCGCGCTGCACTCGGGTCTCGCGGGTGGCGCGAACGTCATCCTCGTCCCGGAGCGCCCGTTCAACGTCGACAAGGTCGTCGAGTGGGTCGAGCGCCGCTTCGAGCGCGAGTTCGCGCCGATCATCGTCGTCGCCGAGGGCGCGATGCCCGAGGGTGGCGCCGAGGTGCTGCACTCCGGTGAGCGCGACGCGTTCGGCCACGTCCGCCTCGGTGGCGTCGGCCAGTGGCTCGCGGAGGAGATCGCGGACCGCACCGGCAAGGAGTCCCGCGCGGCCATCCTCGGCCACATCCAGCGCGGTGGCACGCCGACCGCCTACGACCGCGTGCTCGCGACCCGCTTCGGCCTGCACGCCGTCGACGCCGTCGCGGCTGGTGACTTCGGCACCATGGTCGCGCTGCGCGGCACCGAGATCGTGCGCGTGAAGCTGTCCGAGGCGACCGCCGAGCTCAAGACCGTGCCGACCGAGCGCTACGAAGAGGCCGAGGTCTTCTTCGGCGCCTGA
- a CDS encoding DUF2891 domain-containing protein: MEATRLDDSTASRLLGIAIDNIQRDHPVHWTHVIDGDDRLVPQRVLHPVFAGSFDWHSCVHQTWLAVRLLRLRPSLAGADLARDALDKLVTHDNCAVEASFFASPAGRHWERPYGWAWLLLLDAELRTSGLPWSVAPIADVLRDRWLEWISAARLPIRTGTHSNTAFATGLVFDAAQVTGDFELASACVDAALRWHRDEKAYGGFEPDAADFLSPALTTADLMRRALDTAEFGAWLDAYLPELDSPRWRSLREPFPVDDPSDPYGSHLAGLALSRAWNWEAIADSLPTGHRYTELARTASAAHREAGWTYVFGGHGYMADHWLGTFAAYLDVKAF; this comes from the coding sequence ATGGAAGCCACCCGATTGGATGACAGCACCGCGAGCAGGCTGCTGGGCATCGCGATCGACAACATCCAGCGCGACCACCCGGTGCACTGGACGCACGTGATCGACGGCGACGACCGGCTCGTGCCGCAACGGGTGCTGCACCCGGTGTTCGCCGGGTCGTTCGACTGGCACTCGTGCGTGCACCAGACGTGGCTGGCCGTCCGGCTGCTGCGGCTGCGGCCGTCGCTGGCCGGCGCGGACCTGGCCAGGGACGCGCTGGACAAGCTGGTCACGCACGACAACTGCGCCGTGGAGGCGTCGTTCTTCGCCTCGCCGGCCGGGCGGCACTGGGAGCGGCCGTACGGGTGGGCGTGGCTGCTGCTGCTCGATGCGGAGCTGCGGACCTCGGGGCTGCCGTGGTCGGTGGCGCCGATCGCGGACGTGCTGCGCGACCGGTGGCTGGAGTGGATCTCCGCGGCCCGGCTGCCGATCCGCACGGGCACGCACAGCAACACGGCGTTCGCGACCGGCCTGGTGTTCGACGCGGCTCAGGTGACCGGGGACTTCGAGCTGGCGTCGGCGTGCGTCGACGCCGCGCTGCGGTGGCACCGCGACGAGAAGGCCTACGGCGGGTTCGAGCCGGACGCGGCCGACTTCCTCTCCCCCGCACTGACGACGGCCGATCTGATGCGGCGTGCGCTGGACACCGCGGAGTTCGGGGCCTGGCTCGACGCGTACCTGCCGGAGCTCGACTCGCCACGGTGGCGTTCGCTGCGCGAACCCTTCCCGGTCGACGACCCGAGCGACCCGTACGGCTCGCACCTGGCCGGGCTCGCGCTGTCCCGCGCCTGGAACTGGGAGGCCATCGCGGACTCGCTGCCGACCGGGCACCGCTACACCGAGCTGGCCCGCACGGCTTCTGCCGCACACCGCGAAGCCGGGTGGACCTACGTGTTCGGCGGTCACGGCTACATGGCCGACCACTGGCTCGGCACGTTCGCCGCCTACCTCGACGTGAAGGCCTTCTGA